Proteins from a genomic interval of Pseudodesulfovibrio nedwellii:
- a CDS encoding TorD/DmsD family molecular chaperone, protein MLKEEKNTMINRPLILTWIATLFARELTLDDVESYRNGKGRVLLDTIAGEIPEAVELERMRSILQGPGTYEDTVLDLAGAFSWLFHGVGGPKAAPTHWHDWSEESDGSQMNCIDTCAELMSRCGLGPALESDESADHVSVQLEFLGYLEARSASDPDGPWNEYRDQLVRDQINAWLPYFLTACERNDRNGFYAALASFTRRILSDSLTGSANSTHAAHAA, encoded by the coding sequence ATGCTGAAAGAAGAAAAGAACACCATGATCAATAGGCCGTTGATTCTGACGTGGATCGCAACATTGTTTGCACGCGAACTCACTCTGGACGATGTCGAAAGTTACAGGAACGGCAAGGGCCGAGTACTTCTCGATACGATTGCAGGTGAGATCCCTGAGGCCGTTGAACTTGAACGTATGCGGTCTATTCTTCAGGGACCCGGAACATACGAGGATACCGTGTTGGATTTGGCGGGTGCATTCTCGTGGCTTTTTCATGGAGTCGGGGGGCCAAAGGCTGCGCCTACGCATTGGCATGACTGGTCGGAGGAGTCCGACGGTTCGCAAATGAATTGTATTGATACCTGTGCGGAACTCATGTCCCGATGCGGACTTGGACCGGCTTTGGAAAGCGATGAGTCTGCTGATCACGTGAGCGTGCAGTTGGAGTTTCTTGGTTATCTGGAAGCGCGGTCAGCGTCTGACCCTGATGGGCCATGGAATGAATATCGTGATCAATTGGTGCGTGATCAAATCAATGCATGGCTTCCTTACTTTTTGACTGCCTGTGAACGCAATGATCGAAACGGTTTCTATGCCGCTTTGGCAAGTTTTACGCGAAGGATCTTATCGGATTCTTTGACGGGCAGTGCAAATTCTACTCATGCAGCACACGCTGCCTAA
- a CDS encoding molybdopterin guanine dinucleotide-containing S/N-oxide reductase has product MSRRQFLGYSAAAGVATSLLGPSMLGTAMAGSPEMNAGSCATFWGIFKLQAQNGKIVKSEPFGKDSSVNEMTTNMPGYVHSPARIKYPMVRKGFLKDGYKSDTSERGKGEFVRVSWDKAGELIADNLYRITKEYGQDSVYSTPSGWYMLGKVNSAGACMSRLSNLMGGFVRAVGDYSTGASQVIMPYVVGNMEVYSQQTSWPVIVENSDVVVIWGGNPMNTLRISWPAPTHKGIESFEELKKRGKRLIFIDPTRNESIQELGGEWIAPRPNTDVAMMLGIAYTVHEKGLTDKSFMEEYTSGFDKFLPYLLGESDGQPKTPEWAESVCGVPAKTMRELAEVFAKNRTILMSGWGIQRADHGEQPHWMLVTLACMLGQIGLPGGGFSIGHLYSNQGTPFANAPSVPGMSGGKTPEGAPTPIPTARNIDMLLNPGKIIDYNGRKVKYPDIKMIYNGFANSHTRQPQRESAIRAWQKPECIVVHEMFWTPTARMADIVLPISTPAECMDMTTSEDGRFLIPLKPAIKPQYESKPTFDAFAFVAGKLGIGSQFTEGKSGAQWLESFYNQAMADAKRKGLTMPAFKEFWDKGEILEFKVPESAKTWVRYNEYREDPLLEPLGTPSGKIEIYSNAIAKMGYDDCKAYPSWIEPTEWLGCEKAKTYPLHLMTSHPRHRLHSQMNHVKALRKLYTVQGREPVWISVEDAKARGIKDGEVVRIFNDRGAVLAGAMVTDNLRQGVVRLCEGGWYDPIEPGKSGSMCAYGSANVLTLDKGSSKLAQAVNANTSLVQIEKYKGKLPEITVFDAPKGTM; this is encoded by the coding sequence ATGTCGCGTCGTCAATTCCTCGGTTATTCCGCAGCCGCTGGTGTTGCGACATCGTTGTTGGGACCATCCATGCTCGGGACAGCCATGGCCGGAAGCCCTGAAATGAACGCAGGTTCCTGTGCTACTTTCTGGGGCATTTTCAAGCTTCAGGCTCAGAATGGCAAGATCGTGAAATCCGAACCTTTCGGCAAGGACAGCTCCGTCAACGAGATGACCACTAATATGCCGGGATACGTTCATTCTCCCGCTCGTATCAAGTACCCCATGGTACGCAAGGGCTTTCTGAAAGATGGTTACAAGTCTGATACTTCTGAACGAGGTAAAGGCGAGTTTGTTCGAGTCAGCTGGGATAAGGCCGGTGAGCTGATTGCCGACAACCTTTATCGTATAACCAAGGAGTATGGACAGGATTCCGTCTATTCCACTCCCAGTGGGTGGTACATGTTGGGTAAGGTTAACTCGGCAGGCGCCTGCATGAGCCGTCTTTCCAACTTGATGGGTGGTTTTGTCCGTGCCGTGGGTGATTATTCAACCGGTGCTTCGCAGGTCATCATGCCGTATGTTGTTGGTAATATGGAAGTCTATAGCCAGCAGACTTCATGGCCCGTGATCGTTGAAAATTCCGATGTGGTTGTCATCTGGGGCGGAAATCCGATGAACACGTTGCGCATCTCCTGGCCAGCTCCGACCCATAAGGGAATCGAGAGTTTTGAGGAGTTGAAGAAGCGCGGCAAGCGTCTCATTTTTATTGATCCGACCCGTAACGAATCCATTCAGGAATTGGGCGGCGAATGGATTGCTCCGCGTCCCAATACCGATGTCGCCATGATGTTGGGCATTGCGTATACGGTTCATGAAAAAGGACTGACAGACAAGTCGTTTATGGAAGAGTATACAAGCGGCTTCGACAAGTTCCTTCCTTATCTGCTTGGTGAATCCGATGGTCAGCCAAAAACACCTGAATGGGCAGAATCCGTCTGCGGTGTGCCCGCCAAGACAATGCGTGAATTGGCCGAAGTTTTTGCCAAGAACCGTACGATTTTGATGAGTGGTTGGGGTATCCAACGTGCCGACCATGGTGAGCAACCTCACTGGATGTTGGTAACTTTGGCGTGCATGCTCGGTCAGATCGGTCTGCCCGGTGGTGGCTTCAGTATTGGTCATTTGTATTCCAATCAGGGAACTCCGTTTGCAAACGCTCCGAGTGTCCCCGGTATGTCCGGCGGCAAGACGCCTGAAGGTGCTCCTACACCGATTCCCACCGCACGGAATATCGATATGCTGCTGAATCCCGGAAAAATTATTGATTATAATGGTCGCAAGGTGAAATATCCCGACATCAAGATGATTTACAACGGTTTTGCCAACTCCCATACCCGTCAGCCGCAACGTGAATCCGCTATCAGGGCATGGCAGAAACCCGAGTGCATTGTTGTTCATGAAATGTTCTGGACACCCACCGCACGGATGGCAGACATCGTGCTGCCTATCTCCACGCCAGCCGAGTGCATGGATATGACGACCAGTGAAGACGGACGTTTCCTGATTCCGTTGAAGCCAGCTATCAAGCCGCAGTACGAATCCAAGCCGACCTTTGATGCTTTTGCCTTTGTCGCAGGCAAGCTCGGTATTGGTTCTCAGTTCACCGAGGGCAAGAGTGGCGCACAATGGCTTGAATCCTTCTATAATCAGGCCATGGCTGATGCAAAACGTAAAGGTTTGACCATGCCTGCCTTCAAGGAGTTCTGGGACAAAGGTGAAATTCTTGAATTCAAGGTGCCCGAATCCGCCAAGACGTGGGTTCGTTATAATGAGTATCGCGAAGATCCGCTTCTTGAGCCGTTGGGAACGCCTTCCGGCAAGATCGAAATCTATTCCAACGCGATTGCCAAAATGGGGTATGATGACTGCAAGGCGTATCCTTCTTGGATTGAGCCGACCGAGTGGCTTGGATGCGAGAAGGCCAAGACCTATCCTTTGCATTTGATGACCTCTCACCCCAGACATCGCCTGCATTCGCAGATGAACCATGTGAAGGCACTCCGCAAACTGTACACTGTACAGGGACGCGAACCTGTGTGGATCAGCGTGGAAGACGCCAAGGCCCGTGGAATCAAGGATGGCGAGGTTGTACGCATCTTCAATGATCGTGGTGCCGTTTTGGCAGGAGCCATGGTAACTGACAACCTTCGTCAGGGAGTCGTTCGTCTTTGTGAAGGCGGTTGGTATGATCCCATCGAACCGGGAAAATCTGGGTCTATGTGCGCTTACGGTAGTGCCAATGTCCTGACTCTGGACAAGGGAAGCTCCAAGTTGGCGCAAGCAGTCAATGCCAACACCAGTCTGGTGCAGATTGAGAAATACAAGGGTAAACTGCCTGAAATAACTGTGTTTGATGCACCCAAGGGTACAATGTAA
- the tpx gene encoding thiol peroxidase, protein MSERTGVITFQGNPLTLVGPEIKVGDIAPDFTVAANDLSPATLADYAGKVLIIAAVPSLDTPVCDMETRRFNTEAAALGDDVKILTVSMDLPFAQARWCGAAGVEAVQTLSDHAGASFGENWGTLIKELRLLTRAVFVVGKDRKVEYVEYLKEITEEPDYATVLEAVRKVIG, encoded by the coding sequence ATGAGTGAACGAACTGGAGTTATTACTTTTCAAGGGAATCCGTTGACCTTGGTTGGTCCCGAAATCAAAGTTGGGGACATTGCTCCTGATTTTACTGTTGCCGCCAATGATCTGTCTCCTGCCACTTTGGCCGATTATGCAGGTAAAGTGTTGATTATCGCAGCTGTGCCGTCTTTGGATACTCCCGTGTGTGACATGGAAACCCGTCGTTTCAATACCGAGGCTGCAGCCCTTGGCGATGATGTTAAAATTCTGACTGTCAGCATGGATCTGCCGTTTGCACAGGCCCGTTGGTGCGGGGCAGCAGGAGTCGAAGCCGTCCAGACATTGTCTGACCATGCCGGCGCTTCCTTTGGTGAAAACTGGGGGACGCTTATCAAGGAACTGCGCCTTTTGACCCGTGCGGTTTTCGTGGTCGGCAAGGATAGAAAGGTCGAATATGTCGAATATTTGAAGGAAATCACTGAAGAACCAGACTATGCAACAGTCCTTGAGGCCGTACGAAAAGTTATTGGCTAG
- the creB gene encoding two-component system response regulator CreB, translating into MSRQTIILIEDEVAIADAVSFALQQEDFLVRHYTLGREGLADYHAHGADLIILDVGLPDISGLAVCRELRIESRVPVIFLTAKSDEIDRVMGLEIGGDDYVTKPFSPRELVARVRAILRRTNGEPMDVVTPFVSTSDALFQVNEESGVVIFAGVELSLTRHEFFVLATLLSQPGRVFSRSQIMEQAWESPETSLERSVDTHIKSLRAKLREVLPDVDPIVTKRGFGYTIEVDQT; encoded by the coding sequence ATGTCACGACAGACCATTATATTGATCGAAGATGAAGTCGCCATCGCGGATGCTGTTTCGTTTGCATTGCAGCAGGAAGATTTCCTTGTGCGGCATTATACGCTTGGGCGGGAAGGGCTGGCTGATTATCATGCACACGGGGCCGACCTGATTATTTTGGATGTCGGCCTGCCGGATATTAGCGGGCTTGCTGTGTGTCGGGAATTGCGGATTGAGTCTCGTGTTCCGGTGATCTTTTTGACAGCCAAGAGCGATGAGATCGACAGGGTGATGGGGCTGGAGATTGGTGGGGATGACTATGTAACCAAGCCATTCAGCCCGAGGGAGTTGGTCGCTCGCGTGCGGGCCATACTCCGTCGAACCAACGGGGAACCGATGGATGTCGTCACGCCTTTCGTCTCGACTTCAGATGCGCTTTTTCAAGTGAATGAAGAGAGTGGCGTTGTGATTTTTGCCGGGGTCGAGCTTTCATTGACCCGTCATGAATTTTTTGTCCTTGCGACTCTCCTTTCTCAGCCGGGGCGTGTGTTCAGTCGTTCTCAGATTATGGAGCAGGCATGGGAATCTCCTGAGACCAGTTTGGAGCGATCTGTTGATACCCACATAAAGTCATTGCGTGCCAAGTTGCGCGAGGTTCTTCCCGATGTTGACCCTATCGTCACCAAACGAGGCTTTGGGTATACCATTGAGGTGGACCAAACATGA
- the creC gene encoding two-component system sensor histidine kinase CreC, with translation MSLRLRLFIAFAVMVGLSLFFVLDIVTDELKPAMRQSMEETLIDTSIMLAEFAREDFREGVFKDGHLLEALDRYTKASPDALVWGVRKQKTDHRIYVTDARGTVLYDSDGGKAVGRDYSRWNDVYLTLRGKYGARSTPSGEDGKSVMYVAAPIYNDANKLVGVLSVGKPTASIEPYFMKARNTIIQASVSLFLAALVVALLLAWWHGRDVTRLVAYTDDRARGRQTRQPRLGASEMKRLGAAVEKMRVELEGKEYVEQYVHSLTHELKSPITAITGAVEILESPDLSDTDRRRFLHHIGAENSRMRQIIERLLLLASLEKQEALNNPAEVDIATQLNTLLEAQEVRLSASNITLERQIPDSLLLLGEGFLITQALDNLLGNALDFVPQGGTLSVLAYSENTGAVVEVTNSGDPIPDYAFDKIFNRFYSLPRPSGGMKSTGLGLPFIREVAELHGGSIKLENIEGGVRAILRLAV, from the coding sequence ATGAGTTTGCGTTTGCGTCTGTTTATAGCCTTTGCCGTCATGGTCGGGTTGAGTCTGTTTTTTGTGCTCGATATTGTGACCGATGAACTCAAGCCAGCCATGCGTCAGTCCATGGAAGAAACACTCATTGATACCTCCATCATGCTCGCAGAGTTCGCGCGTGAAGACTTTCGTGAGGGAGTCTTCAAGGATGGGCATCTACTTGAGGCTCTTGATCGGTATACCAAAGCCAGTCCTGATGCACTCGTATGGGGTGTGCGCAAACAGAAAACCGACCACAGGATTTATGTCACTGATGCACGCGGCACAGTGCTTTACGATTCGGATGGAGGCAAGGCTGTTGGCCGAGATTATTCCCGGTGGAATGATGTTTATCTGACATTGCGGGGTAAATACGGGGCGCGTTCCACCCCCTCCGGTGAGGATGGAAAGTCGGTCATGTATGTGGCGGCACCAATTTATAATGATGCCAATAAACTGGTTGGTGTTTTGTCCGTTGGCAAGCCTACTGCCAGTATAGAACCGTATTTCATGAAGGCGCGGAACACTATTATTCAGGCGAGTGTCTCATTGTTTCTTGCCGCGCTTGTTGTTGCCCTGTTGTTGGCATGGTGGCACGGGCGAGATGTAACTCGGTTGGTTGCATATACCGATGATCGTGCTCGAGGACGGCAAACACGACAACCACGGCTTGGTGCGTCGGAGATGAAACGCCTTGGTGCAGCCGTGGAAAAGATGCGCGTGGAATTGGAAGGCAAAGAATATGTGGAACAGTATGTTCATTCGTTGACCCATGAGTTGAAATCACCAATCACCGCCATTACCGGGGCCGTTGAAATTCTTGAATCACCTGATTTAAGTGATACGGATCGACGACGTTTTCTGCATCATATCGGCGCGGAAAACAGTCGTATGAGACAGATTATCGAGCGGTTGTTACTTTTGGCTTCTCTTGAGAAGCAGGAGGCTCTGAACAATCCTGCCGAAGTGGATATTGCAACGCAGTTGAACACTCTGCTTGAGGCCCAAGAAGTGCGGTTGTCTGCGTCGAATATTACTCTTGAGCGCCAAATACCTGACTCTCTCCTCTTGCTGGGGGAGGGCTTTCTCATCACTCAGGCATTGGATAATTTGTTGGGTAATGCTTTGGACTTTGTTCCTCAAGGTGGAACCCTTTCGGTGTTGGCGTATAGTGAAAATACGGGTGCCGTTGTTGAAGTGACGAACTCTGGTGATCCCATCCCGGATTACGCCTTCGATAAGATTTTTAATCGGTTTTATTCACTTCCCCGTCCATCAGGCGGTATGAAGAGTACAGGGCTGGGATTGCCTTTTATTCGCGAAGTAGCCGAGTTGCATGGCGGTAGCATCAAGCTTGAGAATATCGAAGGTGGGGTGCGCGCCATATTGCGTCTTGCCGTGTAA
- the creD gene encoding cell envelope integrity protein CreD, protein MKGYLGKFFVITVLSLLCLIPLSMVEGVIYERDQLHREVGHKIASQYAGYQRLTAPVLVANYTVEEVSSRVVIDELTKEQKKEEFKTEKREHLFFVPKSTRVKGVLRPNELQRGIFSIPVYTSKIQINGTFSEIKLPQVGQVVDGRPVIAVSSLTLLMPLKEPRGISTPPLLQLNERAMDVRPSHENSLIKQWPTGFSASVDPRTVEGLASVSFSMTLDLHGSHDLSFIPLGGEYSVDLQSIWPHPRFDGEYLPATREVTRTGFKAHWSVTEFANSAGLGGKELLSWDRPAFGVELIDPVDIYTQSERAVKYGFLFILLTLEFFLLFEVLRGMRIHVAQYLFVGAALTIFYLLLISLAEHIGFGFAYLAASVACVSVLTVYVRSMVGKMKVAIGFGCAISVLYGALYFILLSEQYALVLGSGLLFTILAATMFLTRNVDWYELEGSVDYTKMFRKKKKVE, encoded by the coding sequence ATGAAAGGGTATCTGGGGAAATTTTTTGTGATTACGGTCCTGTCTCTGTTGTGCCTTATTCCATTGAGCATGGTGGAAGGGGTGATTTATGAACGGGATCAATTGCACCGGGAAGTCGGGCATAAAATAGCATCGCAATATGCGGGATACCAGAGGTTGACTGCGCCGGTGCTGGTGGCAAATTATACAGTGGAAGAGGTCTCCTCCAGAGTTGTCATCGACGAGTTGACCAAGGAACAAAAGAAAGAAGAATTCAAGACCGAGAAGCGAGAGCATCTGTTTTTCGTGCCGAAAAGTACAAGAGTTAAAGGTGTGCTGCGCCCCAATGAGCTGCAACGCGGCATTTTTTCCATTCCGGTGTATACTTCCAAAATTCAGATTAATGGCACTTTTTCTGAAATTAAATTGCCGCAAGTCGGTCAGGTGGTGGATGGAAGACCTGTAATAGCTGTTTCATCCCTGACTCTTCTTATGCCTTTGAAGGAGCCTCGTGGCATTTCGACTCCGCCTTTATTGCAATTGAATGAGCGTGCAATGGACGTTCGCCCCAGCCATGAAAATTCGTTGATAAAGCAGTGGCCCACGGGGTTTTCGGCTTCGGTTGACCCCAGAACGGTGGAAGGACTTGCTTCAGTTTCTTTTTCCATGACACTTGATCTTCATGGTTCTCATGATTTGAGCTTTATTCCTTTGGGCGGTGAATACTCGGTAGATCTCCAATCCATTTGGCCGCATCCTCGATTTGATGGCGAGTATTTGCCTGCTACCCGTGAGGTGACACGGACCGGCTTCAAGGCACATTGGTCTGTTACGGAATTCGCCAACAGTGCCGGGTTGGGTGGCAAGGAATTGTTGAGTTGGGATCGTCCGGCGTTTGGCGTGGAACTGATAGATCCGGTGGATATTTATACTCAGTCTGAGCGGGCTGTGAAATATGGATTCCTGTTTATTTTGTTGACGTTGGAGTTTTTTCTTCTCTTTGAAGTCTTGCGGGGAATGCGAATTCATGTGGCCCAATACCTTTTTGTGGGGGCTGCTTTAACCATTTTTTATCTGCTGCTGATCTCTTTGGCTGAACATATTGGATTTGGGTTTGCCTATCTTGCGGCCAGTGTGGCGTGTGTGTCAGTGCTTACGGTGTATGTCCGCAGTATGGTCGGGAAAATGAAGGTTGCCATCGGATTTGGATGTGCCATTTCAGTTTTGTATGGTGCGCTTTATTTCATCTTGCTTTCGGAACAGTATGCATTGGTGCTTGGTTCCGGGCTGTTGTTCACGATATTGGCTGCGACGATGTTTTTGACCCGTAATGTAGATTGGTACGAACTGGAAGGCTCAGTGGATTATACGAAGATGTTTCGCAAAAAGAAGAAGGTTGAATAG
- a CDS encoding C-GCAxxG-C-C family protein has product MEPRSQDTRLIIQSGTTARELYGNGSMCCSEAVLTVINRKFDGGLSQDILIAISKGFCGGIGDAGCVCGALAGAVMAQSLILGKGPLPTDDDEVRKASKALYDRFLTQYGSICCRDLSKDRDPNSDSKGVCLDYVESATAICADLLLHPDSLQKAENADDEIINYHTGTFATHGLKPVRF; this is encoded by the coding sequence ATGGAACCCCGCTCCCAGGATACACGCCTCATTATACAATCCGGCACGACAGCCAGAGAATTATACGGCAATGGCTCAATGTGCTGCTCCGAGGCAGTACTCACGGTCATCAACCGGAAATTCGACGGCGGCTTGTCACAAGACATTCTCATTGCGATATCCAAAGGATTCTGTGGTGGTATCGGCGATGCGGGATGTGTTTGCGGCGCATTGGCAGGTGCGGTCATGGCCCAAAGTCTCATTCTCGGAAAAGGCCCCCTGCCCACCGATGATGATGAAGTTCGAAAGGCATCAAAGGCATTATATGATCGTTTCTTGACTCAATACGGCAGCATCTGTTGCCGGGATTTGAGCAAGGACCGCGATCCAAATTCCGATTCCAAAGGAGTCTGTCTCGATTACGTGGAATCGGCGACAGCCATCTGCGCCGATTTGCTTCTCCACCCCGACTCACTGCAAAAGGCAGAGAACGCCGATGATGAAATCATCAACTACCATACTGGAACATTTGCCACACACGGGCTCAAGCCCGTCAGATTCTAA
- a CDS encoding glycyl-radical enzyme activating protein has translation MSQGMVYNIQRMSVQDGPGLRTTVFLKGCPLSCLWCSNPESQKSSPQMMFFESLCTGCGACMEICPNGAVMPMDEKFGRDLEKCTDCGKCAEVCPSKAREMSGKEMTVEDVMDVVRKDALFYENSDGGVTFGGGEPTSGGEFFLDMVRAAHEEGFHVTVDTCGFCPVERFDRTIELADLFLFDCKHMDPEQHKKLTGQDNTIILRNLRTALNSKTQVRLRMPLMPGMNDSDENIAAMAEFFKEFDSPEIEVMPCHAFGRNKYAALGWAYRMSGEYTPEQLDVILERFANHGLNTVIV, from the coding sequence ATGAGTCAGGGAATGGTTTACAATATCCAACGAATGTCTGTTCAGGATGGCCCGGGGTTACGAACCACGGTTTTTTTGAAAGGCTGTCCGCTCTCCTGCCTCTGGTGCAGTAATCCGGAATCTCAAAAATCCTCCCCGCAGATGATGTTTTTTGAATCACTGTGCACCGGATGCGGAGCCTGCATGGAGATCTGCCCCAACGGAGCCGTCATGCCAATGGACGAAAAATTCGGCCGTGACCTCGAAAAATGTACCGACTGTGGCAAATGTGCCGAAGTTTGCCCCAGCAAAGCCCGTGAAATGTCCGGTAAGGAAATGACCGTTGAAGACGTCATGGATGTCGTGCGCAAAGACGCTCTGTTCTATGAAAACTCTGACGGCGGAGTTACCTTTGGCGGAGGAGAACCAACATCCGGCGGAGAATTCTTTTTGGATATGGTACGTGCTGCACATGAGGAAGGGTTTCATGTAACCGTGGATACTTGCGGTTTCTGTCCCGTTGAACGCTTTGATAGAACCATTGAATTGGCTGATCTTTTTTTGTTTGACTGCAAACACATGGACCCTGAACAGCACAAAAAATTAACAGGACAAGACAATACAATAATTCTGCGCAATCTGCGAACCGCCTTGAATTCAAAAACACAGGTCCGCCTCCGCATGCCCCTGATGCCGGGGATGAACGATTCAGACGAAAATATCGCCGCCATGGCAGAATTCTTCAAGGAATTTGATAGCCCTGAAATCGAAGTCATGCCGTGTCACGCTTTTGGCCGCAACAAATACGCCGCTCTCGGGTGGGCCTACCGCATGTCTGGCGAATACACGCCGGAACAACTGGATGTCATTCTCGAACGATTTGCAAACCACGGCCTCAACACCGTGATTGTATAG